The Clostridium sporogenes genome contains a region encoding:
- a CDS encoding LuxR C-terminal-related transcriptional regulator, giving the protein MDNKVNLIRTKLISPMPRKNYVKREKIIKELEDIEDYKVTIIKGAAGSGKSTLLSSFIKDKDLSNVNWISLDKENNQWKSFWYYLIEILKKYLEDNGKELTNTFNAFIRKDEIFNVIPYIVNELSKKEDIFIVFDDFHYIRDEFLNSTLEYLIKYSSTNMHYIFLSREELSLYLGELRLQGQLLEIEEKNLRFSKEECLNFIKNTLNIELTEDTIDKIFNVSEGWIAGIQLIALALKGRKNNMFSGISVLNKYVIEYLTEEILKQLSEEEINFLVKTSILNYFNIELCNDILNVENAEEIINSLIDKNLFVIIIDEERKIYRYHHLFKEFLNLTFSKVSKDEQIKIHLKAYEILKKQGDIEECIKHLLEIKVYDKVLIEIENNSENIEVWSYLKDIPIEYLITSKELTLQRLFYHFVNLEVNECKNLIDILDNRIKEREWFEVINAFKIYIYDSSLDAKLNLQYIEKFNFSEITKAIIYLNSCYIFFAQGYLDKAIYYLDKSNNIGEKYNISYISFFSKSIKACALEELGELYKAECILNKVKEMLDKNPILSNLRFMYNLGIAGIYMKRFEIQKSEEELNLTSDFLCDGYEFADRGILYNFMEFQFLKGDKEKGKELANKLITIYTTNGKEVLLYLYSARIKYFISTDIYLNENLQEYKALFERQQKNSNTYIRIDEKITYARVISILGEQEKAKDILYKCLEYSRKKLLKIYLVDGLLVLTLILEKLNENKRNIFNLLREAIYYSIDNRYLKPYVLEGEKLLNIIKKLKNDKDIELTPKENNFIKNLINIMEPEKAKGELLTEREKEVLEILLKGASNKQIGERLNISLATVKTHMINIYSKLQVSNRVQAVEKYKIIKTSKY; this is encoded by the coding sequence ATGGATAACAAAGTAAATTTAATAAGGACTAAGCTTATTAGTCCAATGCCAAGAAAAAATTATGTTAAAAGAGAAAAGATTATAAAAGAATTAGAGGATATAGAAGACTATAAAGTTACAATAATAAAAGGAGCAGCAGGTAGTGGTAAATCCACACTGCTTTCTTCTTTTATAAAGGATAAAGATCTAAGTAATGTAAATTGGATAAGTCTTGATAAAGAAAATAATCAATGGAAATCCTTTTGGTACTATCTTATTGAAATATTAAAGAAGTATCTAGAGGATAATGGAAAAGAACTCACTAATACTTTTAATGCTTTTATAAGAAAAGATGAAATATTTAATGTTATTCCCTATATAGTTAATGAATTATCTAAAAAAGAGGATATTTTCATAGTATTTGATGATTTTCATTATATAAGGGATGAATTTTTGAATTCAACTTTAGAATATTTAATTAAATATTCATCTACTAATATGCATTATATTTTTTTAAGTCGAGAAGAGCTTTCTTTATATTTAGGTGAACTAAGACTACAGGGACAACTTTTAGAAATTGAAGAGAAAAATTTGAGATTTTCAAAAGAGGAGTGTTTAAATTTTATAAAAAATACATTAAATATTGAACTTACAGAAGATACTATAGATAAAATATTTAATGTATCAGAGGGATGGATTGCAGGAATCCAACTTATTGCATTGGCTCTAAAAGGCAGAAAGAATAATATGTTTAGTGGTATAAGCGTATTGAATAAATATGTAATAGAATATTTGACAGAAGAAATTTTAAAGCAACTTAGTGAAGAAGAGATAAATTTTTTAGTGAAAACTTCAATTTTAAATTATTTTAATATAGAATTATGTAATGATATTTTGAATGTAGAAAATGCAGAAGAAATAATAAATTCTTTAATAGATAAGAATTTATTTGTAATTATTATAGATGAAGAAAGAAAAATATATAGATATCATCATTTGTTTAAAGAGTTTTTAAATCTTACTTTTTCAAAGGTTAGTAAAGATGAACAAATAAAAATACATTTAAAAGCATATGAAATTCTAAAAAAACAAGGAGATATTGAAGAGTGTATAAAACATTTATTAGAAATAAAAGTTTATGATAAAGTTTTAATTGAAATAGAAAATAATTCGGAAAATATTGAAGTATGGTCTTATTTAAAGGATATTCCTATAGAATATCTAATTACAAGTAAAGAGTTAACTCTTCAAAGATTATTTTATCATTTTGTAAATTTAGAAGTAAATGAATGCAAGAATTTGATAGATATATTAGATAATAGGATAAAGGAAAGAGAATGGTTTGAAGTTATTAATGCTTTTAAAATATACATATATGATTCTTCTTTAGATGCAAAGTTGAACTTACAATATATAGAAAAGTTTAATTTTAGTGAGATAACAAAAGCTATAATATATTTAAATAGCTGTTACATATTTTTTGCACAAGGATATCTTGATAAAGCTATATATTACTTAGATAAAAGCAATAATATAGGTGAAAAATATAACATATCCTATATAAGCTTTTTTAGTAAGTCAATTAAAGCATGTGCTTTAGAGGAATTAGGTGAGCTTTACAAGGCAGAATGTATTCTTAATAAGGTGAAAGAGATGCTTGATAAAAATCCTATATTAAGCAATTTAAGGTTTATGTATAATTTGGGAATAGCGGGAATATATATGAAAAGATTTGAAATACAAAAATCCGAAGAAGAACTTAATTTGACAAGTGATTTTTTGTGTGATGGCTATGAGTTTGCAGATAGAGGAATATTATATAATTTCATGGAATTTCAATTTTTAAAGGGAGATAAAGAGAAAGGTAAAGAACTGGCAAATAAGCTTATAACAATCTATACAACTAATGGAAAAGAGGTATTGCTTTATTTGTATTCAGCAAGAATAAAATATTTTATATCAACTGATATTTATTTAAATGAAAATTTACAAGAATATAAGGCTTTATTTGAAAGGCAACAAAAGAATTCTAATACCTATATTAGAATTGATGAAAAGATTACTTATGCAAGAGTTATTTCTATATTAGGCGAACAAGAAAAAGCTAAAGATATTCTATATAAATGCTTAGAATATAGTAGAAAAAAATTATTAAAAATATATCTTGTTGATGGATTACTTGTTCTTACATTAATATTAGAAAAGCTTAATGAAAATAAAAGAAATATATTTAATTTATTAAGGGAAGCCATTTATTATAGTATTGATAATAGATATTTAAAGCCATATGTACTTGAGGGAGAAAAACTTTTAAATATTATAAAAAAACTTAAAAATGATAAGGATATAGAATTAACTCCTAAGGAAAATAACTTTATAAAAAATTTAATTAATATTATGGAACCAGAAAAAGCAAAAGGAGAACTTTTAACTGAAAGAGAGAAGGAAGTTTTGGAAATATTACTTAAAGGGGCTTCAAATAAGCAAATTGGAGAAAGACTAAATATATCTTTAGCCACGGTAAAAACCCATATGATTAATATATATTCTAAGCTTCAAGTTTCTAATAGAGTACAGGCTGTAGAGAAATATAAAATAATTAAAACCAGCAAATATTAA
- a CDS encoding spore germination protein: MALSSNLNETIQSVKTELAIDKSFDIVGRDITVGSKNAYLVFIDGFAKDQILLFILERLQNLKEEEISVDTIKKLIQTDIAYIEVDTFNSLEPMKTSVLSGGAALFIDGQNEGILLDVREYPVRGPQEPDLEKVTRGARDGLVETIIFNTTLIRRRIRDPELIFELKTVGSQSKTDVAVGYIDNVVDHKLLDELKRKLDEIDINALVMAEKTLEELLIKKKWYNPLPQVRFTERPDVVAAHLLEGHIAIIVDTSPSVMLLPVTIFHFTQHAEDYYQNPLVGTYLRWIRFFAMFLAFIISPLWLLLVYNQSALPSWLAFIGPKKIGHIPLFIQFILLEFGLDFLRTASIHTPNTLSTSLGIIGGLILSELAVKVGWFVPETILYMAIAGIGTFSSPSIEFGMAIRIFRLFLIISTGLFKTIGFFVGLIIVLAIICTTKAFGNQSYLWPLIPFDKKAFGNMFLRRPIPEIRNNKK, from the coding sequence ATGGCTTTATCTTCAAATTTAAATGAAACTATTCAATCAGTAAAAACTGAACTAGCTATAGATAAAAGTTTTGATATAGTTGGTAGAGATATTACAGTAGGCAGTAAAAATGCTTACTTGGTTTTTATTGATGGCTTTGCAAAGGATCAAATTTTACTTTTCATATTAGAAAGACTTCAGAATTTGAAAGAAGAAGAAATTTCTGTAGATACTATAAAAAAACTTATTCAAACTGATATCGCTTATATAGAAGTAGATACCTTTAATAGCTTAGAACCTATGAAAACTTCAGTGCTTTCTGGTGGTGCTGCTTTATTTATAGATGGACAAAATGAAGGAATCTTGCTAGATGTAAGAGAATATCCTGTACGAGGCCCTCAAGAACCAGATTTGGAAAAGGTCACAAGAGGTGCTAGGGATGGCCTTGTAGAGACTATTATTTTTAATACAACATTAATACGAAGAAGAATAAGAGATCCTGAGTTAATATTTGAACTAAAAACCGTAGGAAGTCAATCAAAAACAGATGTAGCAGTTGGATATATTGATAATGTGGTGGATCATAAATTATTAGATGAACTTAAAAGAAAACTAGATGAAATAGATATAAATGCACTTGTAATGGCAGAAAAAACTCTTGAAGAACTTTTAATTAAAAAGAAATGGTATAATCCACTTCCTCAGGTAAGATTCACAGAAAGACCAGACGTTGTAGCTGCTCATCTTCTTGAAGGTCATATTGCAATAATAGTGGATACATCTCCAAGTGTAATGCTGTTACCTGTGACAATCTTTCATTTTACACAACATGCGGAAGATTACTATCAAAATCCTCTAGTAGGTACATATTTAAGATGGATAAGATTTTTTGCTATGTTTTTAGCCTTCATAATTTCACCTTTATGGCTATTATTAGTATATAATCAAAGTGCTTTGCCTTCTTGGCTTGCATTTATAGGCCCTAAAAAAATAGGTCATATACCTCTTTTCATTCAATTTATTCTTTTAGAGTTTGGTTTAGATTTTTTAAGAACTGCATCTATTCATACTCCTAATACATTATCAACCTCTCTTGGTATTATTGGAGGTTTAATATTGAGTGAATTAGCCGTAAAAGTTGGATGGTTCGTTCCTGAAACTATATTATATATGGCTATCGCTGGTATAGGTACCTTTTCATCACCAAGCATTGAATTTGGTATGGCTATTCGTATTTTTAGATTGTTTTTGATAATATCAACAGGTTTGTTTAAAACAATTGGCTTCTTTGTAGGGTTAATAATTGTTTTAGCAATAATCTGTACAACAAAAGCTTTTGGAAACCAATCTTACCTATGGCCATTAATACCTTTTGACAAAAAAGCCTTTGGAAATATGTTTTTAAGACGACCAATACCGGAAATTAGAAATAATAAAAAATAA
- a CDS encoding amidohydrolase family protein, which translates to MITKQEFVKKEKYLKLNDNGDFIIDYNDKLQIIDFHTHMCNLLPLKATDPKTKGKILKYKTLPNIENMDLSVPYWCKINPNEKKKGLISILKFSIDGYKILKDMGNGGTYENCFKSQRENMVKKNVLLPLSTKKHDLSMEALRVAKEYPDKFIPFCSVHPSDPKMKKKILRYKNLGAKGLKLKVTDMEFKNDFKPLIEIFKVCHELGLPVILHTGSLTHIKRENTSNLMWKLLKSTRVEFFGELLNRLPSNFKFVFGHSGIEEYKLVAKYLKKFPSSYAELSSQSTESIKSLIDEVGYERLLYGSDWPALPQAITLSRVLQATEKNEDARDSILFKNAEKLLDI; encoded by the coding sequence ATGATAACAAAACAAGAATTTGTTAAAAAGGAAAAGTATCTGAAATTAAATGATAATGGAGATTTTATTATTGATTATAATGACAAATTGCAGATTATTGATTTTCATACTCATATGTGCAATTTATTGCCACTTAAAGCAACAGATCCAAAGACAAAGGGAAAAATATTGAAGTATAAAACTCTACCGAATATAGAAAATATGGATTTATCTGTACCTTATTGGTGTAAAATAAATCCAAACGAAAAGAAGAAAGGATTGATATCAATTCTAAAATTTTCTATAGATGGATATAAAATTTTAAAAGATATGGGTAATGGTGGAACTTATGAAAATTGCTTTAAATCTCAGAGAGAAAATATGGTTAAAAAAAATGTTCTATTACCTTTGAGTACAAAAAAGCATGATCTTTCAATGGAAGCCTTAAGAGTAGCAAAAGAGTACCCAGATAAATTTATTCCTTTTTGTTCAGTACATCCAAGTGATCCCAAAATGAAGAAGAAAATTTTAAGATATAAGAATCTTGGAGCTAAAGGATTAAAGTTAAAGGTGACAGATATGGAATTTAAAAATGACTTTAAGCCTCTTATAGAAATATTTAAGGTTTGTCATGAACTAGGATTACCAGTTATTCTGCATACGGGTTCCTTAACACATATAAAAAGAGAGAATACATCAAATCTAATGTGGAAGTTATTAAAATCAACCAGAGTTGAATTTTTTGGTGAATTATTAAATAGACTACCATCTAACTTTAAATTTGTATTTGGACATTCTGGAATTGAAGAGTATAAATTAGTTGCAAAGTACCTTAAAAAGTTTCCATCAAGTTACGCTGAACTATCAAGTCAATCTACAGAAAGTATTAAGTCTTTAATTGATGAAGTAGGGTATGAAAGATTATTATATGGCTCTGATTGGCCGGCATTGCCACAGGCTATAACACTTTCAAGGGTATTACAAGCAACTGAAAAAAATGAAGATGCTAGAGACTCTATTCTATTTAAAAATGCAGAAAAGCTTTTAGATATTTAA
- a CDS encoding TetR/AcrR family transcriptional regulator — protein sequence MPKKTFFYLQKEKQDRIIDSAILQFSKVHYNKVTIDSIVEGAKIPKGSFYQYFKNKDDLYEYIFSQIGDEKKEVIENLRKNIGKINFKEYVIMMLQEGQKYEEKDVTLLELKSKFINQCPQELRKKILKNEIAKSYMLLEDIITDYINKGELRKDLKVDKAAYMITSCIISLENYDGVEKFEEIISDILDILINGIK from the coding sequence ATGCCAAAGAAGACATTTTTTTATTTACAAAAAGAAAAACAAGATAGAATTATTGATTCTGCCATTTTGCAGTTTTCAAAAGTTCACTATAATAAAGTAACTATAGATAGTATTGTGGAAGGAGCTAAAATTCCAAAAGGTAGTTTCTATCAATATTTTAAAAATAAAGATGATTTATATGAATATATTTTTTCACAGATAGGAGATGAAAAAAAAGAAGTAATAGAGAATTTGAGAAAAAATATAGGAAAAATTAACTTTAAAGAATATGTAATTATGATGTTACAAGAAGGTCAAAAATATGAAGAAAAGGATGTTACATTGTTAGAGTTAAAATCTAAATTTATTAATCAATGTCCACAGGAATTAAGAAAAAAGATTCTAAAAAATGAAATAGCTAAAAGCTACATGTTACTTGAAGATATAATAACAGATTACATTAATAAAGGTGAATTAAGAAAGGATTTAAAAGTAGATAAAGCAGCTTATATGATTACCTCTTGTATTATAAGTTTAGAAAATTATGATGGAGTAGAGAAGTTTGAGGAGATAATTAGTGATATATTAGATATTTTAATTAATGGAATAAAATAA
- a CDS encoding effector binding domain-containing protein, translated as MEQKYCQSCGMPISEDLYGTELNNKKNQEYCIYCYENGAFKHPDLTMEQMIDVCVPFMKEKGMQEDNARALMKNCLPNLKRWRKEDINTKVAEKHKMIIVGKEVRTTNKDGAFMTVIPKLWEEFQNKKLGDKILNKINKDEILGLYTDYENKEMGLYSFMVGFQVTDTNSIPEGMTYKVIPATKYCVVTAKGKMPDKIGEAWGYIWNAGLQRTYTGDFELYDKRYDSSENSEVDIYIAIK; from the coding sequence ATGGAACAAAAATATTGTCAAAGTTGTGGAATGCCAATAAGTGAGGATCTTTATGGTACTGAATTAAATAATAAAAAGAATCAGGAGTATTGTATTTATTGTTATGAAAATGGTGCCTTTAAACATCCAGATTTAACGATGGAACAGATGATAGATGTATGTGTACCTTTTATGAAGGAAAAAGGAATGCAGGAAGATAACGCAAGAGCATTAATGAAAAATTGTCTACCAAATTTAAAAAGATGGAGAAAAGAAGATATAAATACTAAAGTAGCAGAAAAACATAAAATGATAATAGTTGGAAAGGAAGTAAGAACTACTAACAAAGATGGTGCCTTTATGACTGTAATTCCAAAGCTTTGGGAAGAGTTTCAAAATAAAAAACTTGGTGACAAAATATTAAACAAAATCAATAAAGATGAAATTTTAGGTTTATATACTGATTATGAAAATAAAGAAATGGGCTTGTATTCTTTTATGGTAGGATTTCAGGTTACAGATACAAATTCTATACCAGAAGGTATGACATATAAAGTAATACCAGCTACAAAATATTGTGTAGTAACTGCTAAAGGCAAAATGCCAGATAAAATAGGAGAAGCTTGGGGATATATATGGAATGCAGGTCTTCAAAGAACCTATACAGGCGACTTCGAACTCTATGATAAAAGATATGATAGTAGCGAAAATTCTGAAGTAGACATATATATAGCCATAAAATAA
- the queE gene encoding putative 7-carboxy-7-deazaguanine synthase QueE: MDFKVVEKFVSINGEGRRAGQLAIFIRFAGCNLNCSYCDTLWANEKDVSYELMTSEDIYEYIKSQEIKNITLTGGEPLLQKGIIELLKLLSKDKELYVEIETNGSVLLDKFLGIENPPSFTMDYKLPSSNMENRMVLDNFKYLTDKDTVKFVSGSIEDLKKAKEIIDKYSLIDKTNVYISPVFGKIHLDNIVKFMKYNRMNGVNLQVQLHKIIWDPNKKGV, from the coding sequence ATGGACTTTAAGGTGGTTGAAAAGTTTGTAAGTATAAATGGAGAAGGAAGACGCGCAGGACAGTTGGCTATATTTATAAGATTTGCAGGTTGTAATTTAAATTGTAGTTATTGTGATACACTTTGGGCAAATGAAAAAGATGTATCTTATGAATTAATGACTTCAGAAGATATATATGAATATATTAAGTCACAAGAGATTAAAAATATAACTTTAACAGGTGGAGAACCTCTTTTGCAAAAGGGAATAATAGAGCTATTGAAACTTCTTTCTAAGGATAAAGAACTTTATGTAGAAATTGAAACTAATGGTAGCGTATTATTGGATAAGTTTTTGGGTATAGAAAATCCACCAAGTTTTACTATGGATTATAAGCTTCCTTCAAGTAATATGGAAAATAGGATGGTATTAGATAATTTTAAATATTTGACTGATAAGGATACGGTGAAATTTGTATCTGGAAGTATTGAGGATTTAAAGAAAGCTAAAGAAATAATAGATAAATATAGTCTAATAGATAAAACTAATGTATATATAAGTCCGGTTTTTGGGAAAATCCATTTAGACAATATTGTAAAGTTTATGAAGTATAATAGAATGAATGGAGTTAATTTGCAAGTCCAGCTTCATAAGATTATATGGGATCCTAATAAGAAGGGGGTATAA
- a CDS encoding helix-turn-helix transcriptional regulator, which yields MKINRLLAIVVILLNRKKISASELAEKFEVSVRTIYRDIEAINLAGIPIVSQIGNNGGFYIIDNYKINHQLLTLEDMISIIEALKNMNRFLDDKNVEVAIEKVKNIIPKEKKEVFDLHFEQMFIDTLPWGFKKCEEENLKYKIIHDAIDLKKCIAFDYRNSKSEYNWREAEPLTLVFKGFYWYLFSFCKLKNDYRFFKLSRMENLALLDEKINKNRISYKEYIDINKTQEVPTRIVLKFNEKVRYRVDDCFHKDDIKIQEDGSIIVDTYFLEDEWVYSMILSYGEYVEVIEPNHIREIIKNKCKKINDIYSNMT from the coding sequence ATGAAAATAAATAGATTATTGGCAATTGTAGTTATACTTTTAAATAGGAAAAAAATATCCGCATCAGAATTAGCTGAAAAATTTGAGGTTTCTGTAAGAACAATTTATAGAGATATTGAAGCAATTAATCTTGCTGGAATTCCTATAGTTTCTCAAATTGGAAACAATGGTGGATTTTATATTATAGATAATTATAAAATCAATCATCAACTTCTAACATTAGAGGATATGATTTCAATTATAGAAGCTTTAAAAAATATGAACAGATTTTTAGATGATAAAAATGTTGAAGTAGCTATTGAAAAGGTGAAAAATATTATACCTAAAGAAAAAAAAGAAGTATTTGATTTACATTTTGAACAAATGTTTATAGATACCCTACCTTGGGGTTTTAAAAAATGTGAGGAAGAAAACCTAAAGTATAAAATTATACATGATGCTATAGACTTAAAAAAATGTATAGCTTTTGATTATAGAAATTCAAAAAGTGAATATAATTGGAGAGAAGCGGAACCATTAACTCTTGTTTTTAAAGGTTTTTATTGGTATTTATTTTCCTTTTGCAAATTAAAAAACGATTACCGCTTTTTCAAGTTATCCAGAATGGAAAATTTAGCCCTTTTAGATGAAAAAATTAATAAAAATAGAATTTCTTATAAAGAATATATAGATATTAATAAAACTCAAGAAGTACCAACAAGAATTGTATTAAAGTTTAATGAAAAAGTTAGGTATAGAGTGGATGATTGTTTTCATAAGGATGATATAAAAATTCAAGAAGATGGTAGTATAATTGTAGATACATATTTTTTAGAGGATGAATGGGTATATTCCATGATATTAAGTTATGGAGAATATGTAGAAGTAATTGAGCCTAATCATATTAGAGAAATTATAAAAAATAAATGTAAAAAAATTAATGATATATATTCAAATATGACATAG
- a CDS encoding acyl-CoA dehydratase activase, giving the protein MRLLGIDLGSREVKIVLMENNTIVKKKKVSTMKFYRDYCSFQGRVVVDLEKLNIEGIDKAISTGYGKNNTDLKLFTPINEIKAHVYGAIYQSKLKDFILLDVGGQDVKVVKVEKGIATDLELNEKCAASCGRYLENMANVLEISLDEMSKYSENPVDLNSTCAVFSESELIGKIAEGIEIDRLCAGVNYSLYKRLQPLLNKFKGKKLVLTGGVANNHSIKKYLNNDYEEIVSVKDPQFNGAIGCCYFGSEFLR; this is encoded by the coding sequence ATGAGATTATTAGGAATAGATCTTGGAAGTAGAGAAGTTAAGATTGTTTTAATGGAAAATAACACTATAGTTAAAAAGAAAAAAGTAAGTACAATGAAATTTTATAGAGATTATTGTAGCTTTCAGGGTAGGGTTGTAGTAGATTTAGAAAAACTAAATATAGAAGGAATTGATAAAGCCATATCAACAGGTTATGGGAAAAATAATACGGATTTAAAACTTTTTACACCTATAAATGAGATAAAAGCTCATGTTTATGGAGCAATTTATCAAAGTAAATTAAAAGATTTTATACTTTTAGATGTAGGTGGTCAAGACGTTAAAGTGGTTAAGGTAGAAAAAGGCATTGCAACAGATTTGGAGCTTAATGAAAAATGTGCAGCTTCCTGTGGAAGATATTTAGAGAATATGGCAAATGTACTTGAAATATCCCTAGATGAAATGAGTAAATACTCAGAAAACCCTGTAGATTTAAATTCTACCTGTGCAGTATTTTCAGAGTCAGAATTAATTGGAAAAATAGCAGAAGGGATAGAAATAGATAGGTTATGTGCTGGTGTTAACTACTCTTTGTATAAAAGACTACAACCTCTTTTAAATAAATTTAAAGGTAAAAAATTAGTTTTAACCGGTGGTGTTGCCAATAACCACTCAATAAAAAAATATTTAAATAATGATTATGAAGAAATAGTATCTGTAAAAGATCCTCAGTTTAATGGGGCTATTGGATGCTGTTACTTTGGATCGGAATTTTTAAGATAA
- the queD gene encoding 6-carboxytetrahydropterin synthase QueD gives MYTLKVEHSFDSAHFLANYEGKCGNIHGHRWKVEIQIKSESLVQGGQLDGMVIDFGDLKKDVKSMVDYYDHALIIEKETMREQSLSSLKEDGFRIIEVNFRPTAENFAAFFYKFMKDKGYNVKSVTVYETPNNSATYEESGVI, from the coding sequence ATGTATACTTTAAAGGTAGAACATAGTTTTGATAGTGCTCATTTTCTTGCAAATTATGAAGGTAAATGTGGAAATATTCATGGACATAGATGGAAGGTTGAAATTCAAATTAAGTCAGAATCCTTAGTACAAGGTGGTCAGCTTGATGGAATGGTAATAGATTTTGGGGATTTAAAAAAAGATGTTAAATCTATGGTAGATTATTATGATCATGCATTAATAATAGAAAAGGAAACGATGAGGGAACAATCACTATCCTCATTAAAGGAAGACGGATTTCGTATAATAGAAGTTAATTTTAGACCAACAGCTGAAAATTTTGCAGCATTTTTCTATAAATTTATGAAAGATAAAGGATATAATGTAAAAAGTGTTACTGTTTACGAAACACCTAATAATAGTGCTACTTATGAAGAGAGTGGGGTAATTTAA
- a CDS encoding 2-hydroxyacyl-CoA dehydratase family protein, which yields MKKIGLTTTVPVEVLVAADYTPVDLNNMFITSENYLKYIDIAERDGFPKSLCAWIKGIYGACLENNIKEIVGVMEGDCSNTKALIEVFKLKGIKVYPFSFPNSHSLKDVEIEIKKFMDIFNVNENQVDEVRKKLNKVRKLAKKIDEMTYIDNKVNGFENHLYQVSLSDFYGNIDEFEYKLKKAIEDIDKREPMNKKLRLGYIGVPPMTGDIYDFVEKLNAHFVYNEVQREFSFPRGIEAANIFEQYYDYTYPYDIEFRIKELKKQIEHRKIDAIIHYTQAFCHRAVEDIVLKKELDVPILNIEGDKLNTLDARTKLRLEAFLDMLLDLKQK from the coding sequence ATGAAAAAAATAGGATTAACAACCACAGTGCCGGTGGAAGTTCTTGTTGCAGCAGATTATACACCAGTGGATTTAAATAATATGTTTATAACTTCAGAGAATTATTTGAAATATATAGATATAGCTGAAAGAGACGGTTTTCCCAAAAGCTTATGTGCTTGGATAAAGGGGATTTATGGAGCATGCCTAGAAAACAATATTAAAGAAATAGTTGGAGTTATGGAGGGGGATTGTTCTAATACTAAAGCTCTTATTGAGGTTTTTAAGTTAAAAGGAATAAAGGTTTATCCTTTTTCTTTTCCCAATAGCCATAGTTTAAAGGATGTAGAAATTGAAATTAAAAAGTTTATGGACATATTTAATGTTAATGAGAATCAGGTAGATGAGGTTAGAAAAAAATTAAATAAAGTTAGAAAATTAGCGAAAAAAATAGATGAGATGACTTATATAGATAATAAAGTTAATGGTTTCGAAAATCATCTGTATCAAGTGAGTTTAAGTGATTTTTATGGAAATATAGATGAATTCGAATATAAGCTTAAAAAAGCTATTGAGGATATTGATAAAAGAGAGCCAATGAATAAAAAATTAAGGTTAGGATATATAGGAGTTCCTCCAATGACTGGGGATATATATGATTTTGTTGAAAAATTAAATGCTCATTTTGTATATAACGAAGTTCAAAGAGAATTTTCTTTCCCTAGGGGAATTGAGGCTGCAAATATATTTGAACAATATTATGATTACACTTATCCTTATGATATTGAATTTAGAATTAAAGAATTGAAAAAGCAAATAGAACATAGAAAAATAGATGCTATAATTCATTATACCCAGGCTTTTTGTCATAGAGCAGTTGAAGATATAGTATTAAAAAAAGAATTAGATGTTCCTATATTAAATATTGAAGGGGACAAGTTAAATACATTAGATGCAAGAACTAAGCTTAGATTGGAAGCTTTTCTTGATATGCTACTGGATTTAAAACAGAAGTAA